A DNA window from Bos javanicus breed banteng chromosome 10, ARS-OSU_banteng_1.0, whole genome shotgun sequence contains the following coding sequences:
- the ACOT4 gene encoding peroxisomal succinyl-coenzyme A thioesterase has protein sequence MVATVTLEPAGRCRWDEPVRITVRGLAPGQPVTLRASLRDEKGALFRAHARYCADATGLLDLERAPALGGSFAGLEPMGLFWALEPEKPFWRFLKRDVQTPFAVELEVLDGHEPETQRLLGRAVHERDFLAPGVRREPVRAGRVRATLFLPPGSGPFPGIIDIYGIGGGLLEYRASLLAGHGFATLALAYYSFEDLPKKFDTIDLDYFEEALCYMLQHAQIKGPGIGLLGISLGADICLSMASFLKNVSATVTINGSGFNGNKAMYYKENCIPPLGHDLRRVKVAFSGLVDIVDVRNDTVGGCENPCMIPIEKAQGPILFIVGQDDHNWRSEFCAQIASERLQAHGKEKPQIISYPGTGHYIEPPYFPMCPASLHKLLDKPVMWGGEPRAHSKAQVDAWKKILTFFTKHLGPSPKL, from the exons ATGGTGGCGACAGTGACGCTGGAGCCCGCGGGCCGCTGCCGCTGGGACGAGCCCGTGCGCATCACTGTGCGCGGCCTGGCCCCGGGGCAGCCGGTCACGCTGCGCGCGTCCCTGCGCGACGAGAAGGGCGCGCTCTTCAGGGCCCACGCGCGCTACTGCGCCGACGCCACCGGCCTGCTGGACCTGGAGCGCGCGCCCGCGCTGGGCGGGAGCTTCGCAGGGCTCGAGCCCATGGGGCTCTTTTGGGCTCTGGAGCCCGAGAAGCCTTTTTGGCGATTTCTGAAGCGGGATGTACAGACGCCCTTCGCCGTGGAGCTGGAGGTGCTCGACGGTCACGAGCCCGAAACCCAGCGGCTTCTGGGCCGGGCGGTGCACGAGCGCGACTTCCTGGCGCCCGGGGTGCGGCGCGAGCCGGTGCGCGCGGGCCGGGTGCGCGCCACGCTCTTCCTGCCGCCAG GATCTGGACCTTTCCCAGGGATCATTGACATCTACGGTATTGGAGGAGGCCTGTTGGAATATCGGGCCAGCCTTCTGGCTGGCCATGGCTTTGCCACATTGGCTCTAGCTTATTATAGCTTTGAAGATCTCCCCAAGAAATTTGATACCATAGACCTGGACTACTTTGAAGAAGCCCTGTGCTACATGCTTCAACACGCCCAG ATAAAAGGCCCAGGCATTGGCCTTCTGGGCATTTCTTTAGGGGCTGATATTTGTCTCTCCATGGCCTCATTTTTGAAGAATGTATCAGCCACAGTGACCATCAATGGATCTGGATTCAATGGAAACAAAGCTATGTACTACAAAGAGAACTGCATTCCACCACTGGGCCATGACCTGAGGCGAGTGAAGGTAGCTTTCTCTGGCCTCGTAGACATTGTGGATGTAAGGAATGATACTGTAGGGGGATGTGAGAACCCCTGCATGATTCCAATAGAGAAGGCCCAGGGGCCCATCCTCTTCATTGTTGGTCAGGATGACCATAACTGGAGGAGTGAGTTTTGTGCCCAGATAGCCTCTGAACGGTTACAGGCCCATGGAAAGGAAAAACCCCAGATCATCTCTTATCCTGGGACCGGGCACTACATTGAGCCCCCTTATTTTCCCATGTGCCCAGCTTCTTTGCACAAATTATTGGACAAACCCGTGATGTGGGGTGGGGAGCCCAGGGCTCATTCTAAGGCCCAGGTAGATGCGTGGAAGAAAATTCTAACCTTCTTCACCAAACACCTTGGACCTTCCCCCAAATTGTAA
- the LOC133254939 gene encoding acyl-coenzyme A thioesterase 1-like, which translates to MTVTVMLEPAGRCRWDERVHITVSGLAPRQPVTLRSSLRDEKGALFRAHARYCADAAGLLDLERAPALGGSFAGLEPMGLFWALEPEKPLLRLVKRDVQTPFVVELEVVDGHEPGAQRLLGRAVHERDFLAPGVRREAVRAGRVRATLFLPPEPAPFPGIVDISAAGGGFLEYRASLLAGKGFAVLALAYYNYEDLPKSLRHVHLEYFEEAVNYLLNHPQVKGPGVGLLGISKGGELCLSMASFLKGISAAVIINGSVHNVWGTLHYKGETLPPAGFNQNRIKMTKDGFVDIVEVLNSSLEGPDQKSFIPVERAECPFLFLVGQDDHNWKSEFYANEASKRLQAHGKAKPQVICYPGTGHYIEPPYFPLCPASLHTFVGAPVIWGGEPMAHARAQVDAWQQLQTFFHKHLSGEKGTIPAKL; encoded by the exons ATGACAGTGACCGTGATGCTGGAGCCGGCCGGCCGCTGCCGCTGGGACGAGCGCGTGCATATCACCGTGAGCGGCCTGGCGCCGCGGCAGCCGGTCACGCTGCGCTCGTCCCTGCGCGACGAGAAGGGCGCGCTCTTCAGGGCCCACGCGCGCTACTGCGCCGACGCCGCCGGCCTGCTGGACCTGGAGCGCGCGCCCGCGCTGGGCGGCAGCTTCGCGGGGCTCGAGCCCATGGGGCTCTTCTGGGCTCTGGAGCCCGAGAAGCCCTTGCTGCGCCTGGTGAAGCGGGACGTGCAGACGCCCTTCGTCGTGGAGCTGGAGGTGGTCGACGGCCACGAGCCCGGGGCCCAGCGACTCCTGGGCCGGGCGGTGCACGAGCGCGACTTCCTGGCCCCCGGCGTGCGGCGCGAGGCGGTGCGCGCGGGCCGGGTGCGCGCCACGCTCTTCCTGCCGCCAG AACCTGCGCCCTTTCCTGGGATTGTGGACATTTCTGCAGCTGGAGGTGGCTTTCTGGAATATCGAGCTAGTCTGCTGGCTGGGAAGGGTTTTGCTGTGTTGGCGCTGGCTTATTATAACTATGAAGACCTCCCCAAAAGCCTACGACATGTCCACCTGGAGTACTTTGAAGAAGCTGTGAACTACCTGCTTAATCACCCTCAG GTGAAGGGTCCAGGAGTTGGGCTGCTTGGGATTTCAAAAGGAGGCGAGCTCTGCCTCTCCATGGCTTCCTTCCTGAAGGGCATCTCTGCAGCCGTCATAATCAACGGCTCTGTGCACAATGTCTGGGGAACCTTACACTACAAAGGTGAGACTCTGCCGCCTGCGGGTTTCAACCAAAATCGAATCAAGATGACTAAAGATGGCTTTGTAGACATTGTGGAAGTCCTGAACAGCTCTTTGGAAGGACCTGACCAGAAGAGCTTCATTCCCGTGGAAAGGGCTGAGTGCCCCTTCCTGTTTCTTGTGGGTCAGGATGACCACAACTGGAAGAGTGAATTCTATGCTAACGAGGCCTCTAAACGCTTGCAGGCCCATGGGAAGGCAAAACCCCAGGTCATCTGTTACCCAGGCACGGGGCACTACATTGAGCCTCCTTACTTCCCCCTGTGCCCGGCTTCCCTGCACACCTTCGTGGGCGCTCCTGTCATCTGGGGAGGGGAGCCCATGGCTCATGCCAGGGCCCAGGTAGATGCGTGGCAGCAGCTCCAGACTTTCTTCCATAAACACCTGAGTGGGGAAAAGGGGACAATTCCAGCCAAGCTGTGA